Proteins co-encoded in one Papaver somniferum cultivar HN1 chromosome 5, ASM357369v1, whole genome shotgun sequence genomic window:
- the LOC113278333 gene encoding basic leucine zipper 19-like: MDDEKLNFSNQVLLKNMEHQLFSSCPMDSFSDYMLDDTHARTHTYANSNQSEQDISQNLDLPHSPNYIHFITQNPPVEEKTTSEDTDDSVDEKFKKRSHGNRESVRKYRERKKARQASMEDELIRLRIVNQQLLKRVQGLVALEQEVARFKCLLTEIRGRIKGELGSFPYQQPAAGIGIIPQIMPRPPTSFGAYDVYQCGNQYPGLNNNSGFAEFIDFGQSNVRLTTNLNTSTSAKKQK; the protein is encoded by the coding sequence ATGGATGATGAAAAGCTAAATTTCTCGAACCAAGTACTGTTAAAGAACATGGAGCATCAATTATTCAGCAGTTGTCCAATGGATAGTTTTTCCGATTATATGCTTGATGATACTCATGCACGTACTCATACATATGCTAATTCCAACCAATCTGAACAAGATATATCGCAAAATCTCGATTTACCTCACTCACCAAATTATATCCATTTCATCACTCAAAACCCTCCTGTCGAAGAAAAAACTACTAGTGAGGACACAGATGATTCCGTTGACGAAAAATTCAAAAAACGTTCACATGGTAATCGTGAATCGGTTCGTAAGTATCGCGAGAGAAAGAAAGCCCGCCAagcttcaatggaggatgagCTTATCCGGCTGAGGATCGTAAATCAACAGTTGTTAAAAAGGGTGCAGGGACTAGTTGCTCTTGAGCAAGAGGTAGCAAGATTCAAGTGTCTACTTACGGAAATCAGAGGAAGGATTAAAGGAGAACTTGGATCATTTCCTTATCAACAACCCGCAGCTGGTATCGGCATCATTCCTCAAATTATGCCCCGGCCGCCTACCTCATTTGGAGCTTATGATGTGTATCAGTGCGGCAACCAATACCCTGGACTGAATAACAATTCAGGATTTGCGGAATTTATAGACTTTGGGCAATCAAATGTCAGGTTAACTACTAATCTTAATACTTCCACTTCTGCCAAGAAGCAAAAATAA